CTCTGTGTAACGCTTCTGCGATATAGCACAGAACCCTGCTCCATTTTATTGCACTGAATAACCcgtaataagaaaataaattggtGAAccgagagatgctgtctcagacTTCCATTAGGAAAATGGTAAGTTTTATCCCAGAACTGGGAAGGTTTGAGTCTAGTGAAGCAACCGGAAACAATGTGTTGCCTTCGATAAGCCACAGTCCTCTTCTGGGCGAGAGTTGGTCCCTCAGGTATTTGGCATCTGAGGTCTGCGTGTTTGTGATAACTACTACACCAGGAAAGCACGGTGCAATGGAACTTGTCTTCGGTTTGGTCCTAGCGAGAgcgagaaaggggagggaggcgggAGCCAGGCAGTCAGCCCGGAACGCCCAACTAGGGACCGGGACCGGCGGGCTTCTCCAGCCGACGTCACTAGGGCGCGacggctgctcttccagcggcCGCGGCACATGAGGTCCCACGGTGAAGTCGAGTTCCGGGACAAGAGAACACACCACCCTTGAGTCCCCGGGAGCCTTGGGTCTCAGCATCCCCGGCCCAGGTTTACCACCACAGGGCACAGGGGCTTGGAGCTCTAAGAGCCCCATCGGGCACCTCTAAGAGCCGAGCGGCAGAGCGGCTGCGCGGGGCACGTGCTAATCCTCGCCGGAGCCCCGGCGATTGGCTGTGACGCAACTTCCGGCGTGAGCGGCGAAAGCCGGGAGGGCGAGCAAGAGAGCTAGCAGGCAGCAGGCGGCAGGCGGGCGGGTGGCCGGCCGGCACGGAGGGAGGGAACGAGCAAGCGGTGAGCAAGCCAGCGAGGGCGGCCGGGTCCCGAGGGCAGTGGAGATTCCTCAGGCCCCTCCGGCGCCCTCCCCGGAGTCCACAGCACCTCCAGCACCCAGCGGAGCGGACACGGCCCTGCCCGGCCATGGCCTCGTTGCTGAAGGTGGATCAGGAAGTGAAGCTCAAGGTAGCGGCACAGCTCCGGGCCTCCTCATCCCTCCCTTCGAACCCCCAGCAGTCGGACCTGCTCCCCACTCCCCGTGTCGTCTTTGTCTCCCTGGGGACACCAGCTCTGAGCTTCCGCTCGGCTCAACCCAGCCCCCCACGCCTGGAGACGGCCTTGGAGAAGACGATTTAGGGTGGGCTTTTTCTGCCCTGCTTCTGGTGATGGAGCGCACCAGGTTCTCCTCCGCGGACACGTGTTTAAACTCAGTGCTTTAGGCTAGTGACAGGTGGAAGGCCCCCGGCCCAGCCGCGTCCCCGCCCCCGGACGCTGCTGCTGACCCTGCCTTGGGCGGTTTGCCTATACTGCGTATGATAGGCCAGGTCTGGGTGGGAGTTGGCACGTTTGTGATCTCACACCTTTCAGCTTTTGTCTGTATATCAAATTCAGAGGATTTCAGAcagccagagagagggagggacaaagggagggggtggaaggggagaagagaagtgGGGGAGACTGACAGGTGCTGGCCTCCAGCCCCGACATCCCTCctgagatggagaaatggatccgcaaaaaaataaagtatttgcaGTCTGGGGGCCTCTCACCTACTGATTATAATTTCAAGGTGAGGGAGAGGCAGCTGCGTTGGGGGCTCCTCATCCTTGCCCTTAGTCAGCAGGTATTGAATTGCTCTCTTTGTTGATTTTAGGTTGATTCTTTCAGGGAGCGGATCACAAGTGAGGTGAGTGTTGTAAAGGAGAAAAGAGGTGTCGGTTAACAGCTGGGGGGTTCCCAGAGCGAGCTATACGGAGGGAGTGACTTCCCACGATCATTAATTCAGGTGTGTTTCCTCTGTCTAGGCAGAAGACTTGGTGGCAAATTTTTTCCCAAAGAAGTTATTAGAACTTGATAGTTTTTTGAAGGTGAGAGAcgttttttattactttaaattacCTCTTTGGTCCCTGTCTTTGAGACAACTGGGGCAGATTGTGTGTTGATTCTGTTCTCTTGTGTACTATAAGGCACTCATTTCTTTCACaaatacttctctctctctctcttttattttattttattttattttttaaacttacacTAATACTGTTTTGGGGTGAACGCCTCTCTTTCAGGAACCAATCCTAAATATCCATGACCTAACTCAGATCCACTCAGACATGAATCTCCCAGTCCCTGACCCCATTCTCCTCACCAATAGCCACGATGGACTGGATGGTGTGAGTGTCTTgcatttatgtttgtgtttttagtattttatttcttggtAAGCCTTGGGATGTACAGAGGACTTGGGCTTTGCTTGTGGGATCTGGGGTTCTGTTTCAGGTGTGGTGACTCCAGAATACTACTTTTTGCAcctttagtttcatttttaacaagGTGAGTGTGTTAGTGCTGCTCCCAGTGTTAGCCTGAGTTTTAATTAGTTCTAAACTAgctatagttttgttttgttttgttttgttttttcccagctACCTGGCTTTCCCCAAGCTTCTGAATAAGACTTTTCTGTTGGGTGCGTTGTGTCTTAGGGTGGGAAGAGAAGCTGTTCCTGCTACAGAGCTGCATAGCTGCATAGCTCAGGCCCtgtttttactgtctctttagcACCTGGATTTTGCTTTGTATTTGAGAtggggggtctcactatgtagccccggctagcctggaactctctgtgtagactagACCAAGTTAGCCTcagactcatggagatctgcctgcctctgctgtctaaatgctgggatgaatggtgtgcaccaccatgccagctaATACCTGTACCTTATTAGTTCCATGTTCACATTGTGTTAGAACACCAGTGATACTATAGTTTTGTCtatattcctcttttttttcgtttttattttttcctgtcttGGAGGTCAAGCCTAGGGTCTTGTGTAGGTTATATAAACACTGTACCACTGATTTATATTACTAGCTttcaaaactatctttttttttttttttctcgagacagggtttctctgtgtagctttgcgcctttgctggaactcacttggtagcccaggctggcctggaacacagagatccgcctggctctgcctcccgagtgctgggattataggcgtgcgccaccactgcctggctcagaacTATCTTAATTACAACTAattaagctgggtatggtggcttaGGACTCAACTTGTCTGAGgaaggagaattgtgagttcaagaccagcctgggatacatagtgaattAAAGGCTACTTGGGACATATACTGGGATCCTTtctccaaaacaaagcaaaataaatctgcAGTTAGGGTAGGAATCATCTTAATTGCCTATATCCTTAGCTCCCAACATTACTCCTAGCATATAGAAAGTACTGTTCTGAGTTTGTTGAATCTTGTGTTTATTTTAGAACCAACAAATTTGTGCATATTCCCTCAATTCTCTACCTGCCTTGATTGCTTCCTTcatggttggttttttgttttttgtttttttttttttgagagacagggtttctctgtgtatctttggtgcCTGTGTTggatcctgctctgtagaccaagctggcctcgaactcacagagatctgcctgtctctgcctcctgagtgctaggattaaaggtgtgagccaccaccacctggcttcttcctgttttttaaaaatagaatttttcctGCTCCTTGACTGTTTTGAAAAGCAGCACTGTTTGTTTAGTGGGTAGGAGCATGCCAGCTCGTTACCTTCCGTTGTGttggtcctagggatcaaactcgggtggTTAAGCTTGGTGATACGCGCCTCTACCTGCCTCCACTGGCCCCTTCAGCtgcttttttaatgtgttctattGGTTGTAAATTTGGCCTTCTCAACTAGAGTGTAAGTTTCTTTGTGGCAAGAACCTCTTTTAAAAGCTTTATATGTATTGGTGCAGAAATTAGTACGATAACCTATGGGGTCCAGGAAGGAATTAAACTTGCTTGTTTAATATCTTGTAATGGCCATGTGGTGTTAAATGCAAGCTAATTCCTACTTCCTTATACCCTTAGCCCACTTACAAGAAGCGCAGATTGGATGAATGTGAAGAGGCCTTCCAAGGTAAGAGCTGCCCTCTAATCTAGGCTGACTAGCAGTCCTGAGAAGTAGCATGGTTCTGGTTTTCACCAGCTGAGCTCTGATTTAATTTCTCGGGATCAACACCTGGCACCTTCCTACAATGATCATTAGTCTAGTACACCAGGAGGAGCTGACTTAGGGTAGACGCCACAGAGACTGCTTGGAGGCATGAGCCACACCTCACAGTTACCACAGAAGTCCATGTTCTGTGTCATTTGCCCCCTGGAGTAGCAGCAGCAGTTACCTGATGAATTAAGGGGCAGTGGGGTCATTTAGCATTGTGAAAGATAAAAGGCAAAGGTCATGACATCTTCTAGgtctgaggaagagaaaagatgaaGGGGCTTTCACTTTTCCACTGCCCTGAACATGTGACCTCGATGTACCTTTCAGGAACCAAGGTGTTTGTGATGCCCAATGGGATGCTGAAAAGCAACCAGCAGCTGGTGGACATTATTGAGAAAGTAAAGCCTGAGATTCGGCTGCTCATCGAGAAATGTAACACGGTGAGACGGCCTAGTGACCTATGGCTGAACCCAAATAGCTTCGCTTGAGCTATGAAATGATGGGTGGGGTTGGCAGGCTAAGTTTCTTGATTCCTTTGTTTCTGGCATCTGTCCCCAGCAACAAGTATCGTGTATTTCATGGCTTTAACAGGAAAGCCCAAGGTCCTTCtccattcatttcttcttctcacACTCTAGGTCAAAATGTGGGTACAGCTCTTGATTCCCAGAATAGAAGACGGGAACAACTTCGGGGTGTCTATTCAGGTAATGTGTTTGCTACAAACGGGGATCTGCTTCTCCTGCTTGGTCTCTCTGCTTTGGTCTTCAGTGCTGCTGTAGGTAGCACGGAAGGAACCTGACTTGCCTGTCCTTCCCTGCAGGAGGAAACAGTTGCAGAACTAAGAACTGTCGAGAGTGAAGCTGCATCTTATCTGGACCAGATTTCTAGGTAGGGCTGCTTGGGCTGGACCCAGAAAACTGGCTGGTGAAGTGGGAGACATGTTCAGGGTCCCCTTCAActgcttctcattttttttccctccctccagatATTATATTACAAGAGCCAAATTGGTTTCTAAAATAGCTAAATATCCCCATGTGGTAAGTAGGGGTTTGTGGTCTGGAGGGGGGGTGGCAGGATAGGTAAGATGCTAGGAATGAGCTGTCGACAGGCGTTGGGCCTGGAAGACTagcctccctgcttcctgtgcAGGAGGACTATCGTCGCACTGTCACAGAGATTGATGAGAAAGAATACATCAGCCTTCGGCTCATCATCTCAGAACTGAGGAATCAATATGTGAGTAAAGTCAGTCCCTGCCCATAGCTGTCCTGGCTCCTCTTAGTTCCATGGTGATTTCTTGAAAACTGGGGCTCAGAATAAAATGAGTGGAATGGCCAGCGTGGTagctgcctataatcccaactgCTCCGGAGATTGAGCAGAAGGATCCAGAATTTGAGGCCCGCTGGGTTACATAAACAGCTGTTCATCAGCTGGGTGTGGAGAGCTTAACCACATTGAAGGAGTCTAGTTGGGAGTTGCTGTTCTGTCTAGGTGGGGTTGGTGTACGGCATATGGATGGTCACGCGTGGGGTATCGGAATCAGAACGATGGCTTTGTAACCAGGGTCCTCATGTAATGGgcgatttatttgttttaatttgttgttggtttttagacagggtctcactttgtaacccagtctcactttgtagcttggagctcactatgttGGTGTCAAGAGTCACAGGGATCCACTGACTCTTGTCCCccagtgctgtgataaaattctgtGTGtcagtatgtgtgcatgtgagagcgCAGGCACCTGGGCCTCCCAgaaggaggtgtcagatccccgggCTGGAGTTAgtgggtcctctgcgagagcactTCCTGATCCTGGCTGCTGGAAAGTGTGATCTTGATCATGTTCAAGCTCAGACTTCAGTTTCTGTTCTGAAATGGGAGTTAGATTGCTGACTCCAAACATGATTTTTAGCAGTAAATGAGGCCGCATACTAAAGGACTTCTTACGCCTCTTGTGTGGTTAACACTTGGAGCCAgctcagggagcagaggaagtAGTGTTGCCCCTTCACTGCGTCAGGTGATAGAGGAGGATAAGGTGAGTGATTGCTTGATGAGGTAGAGGTTGAAGAAATGAGTGATCCCCTGACCTTTCCTTTCCCAGGTCACTCTCCATGACATGATCCTGAAGAATATTGAGAAAATCAAACGGCCCCGGAGCAGCAATGCAGAGACACTGTACtgaggccagggccagggccaggggacTCTGTGAGTCTGGCTCAAGACCGACATTGCCTTGGTTTGTTACATGACTATCGTGATGGGGAAACTGGCTGGAAGTAGTAACCACACCTCTCTGTTTTTAGTTAGAGTCTAATGAAGCTCTCATCTAGTTCTGCCATGTGTTTACCTCTTTTTTCAGGCCTCAGGAACTCTTCGATCTCTTTCCCCCAAACCCCACACCCAGCCTGTCCTAATTTCTGGAGAACTCCAGGTTTGTGCAAGATACTGGCACAAGAATAATCGTggggttcttgtttttttttttcttctcttccttccttcccttgttttaagttttgtgttttcttcctttcaatgGTTAGTCAGTTAAAGCTGGAGGACCTAGGGAAAGCATTAGGTGTCTTCGGAACTGGGGGGTGGCGGTGGAAGGGACATCTCTTCCTGTCACGAGGCCAGTGTCTCGCTTCTGGGGGACTTTGGGTCCTCCCTACCACAGCTGCCCTGGTGATGCCTCAGGGCGTTCCACCCGTCTCGATCCCACCTGAGCCTGACCATGACAAGGGATACCTTAGGCCTTCGGCTGCATCCCTAGAGCTCCTTTGGATGTTTTTATAACTGGGGTtttcacatatacatgtgtacgcATGTACACACGCCTAGGGACATGTATACATGCTTCCTGCTCCCTTATAGAACATAGCCTTCCTTCCTGCACCACTGTCCCCTCAGCCCCTGTCACACACGCAACACCTTACCAGGTGACAGTTGTCTTAGTCGTCCACCCAGCAAAGTCCCAGGACTACCCTCTCTTCTGATAATGTAGCCGTTGGTGCCCAGGGTGAGTTGAAGGAGAGCCGAGGAGCAGAGGGCTCCCGAAGGCCTGCCTTCCCTCTGTGACTCGGGTTCCTTTGTGTTATGCAAAAGCTGGCCCTCTGGCCCCCCTTGCCCTTCTGCCAGGCCTGCTTGTGCATCAGCTAGGGTGTGGGCAGCTGTGCGGTCCAGAGGCTGCTGACCCTCGCTGTGCTTTCCCTTTGGGAAAGAGTTCTCATATTTATAGTATTGTGCTTCCAGGGAAAGCAGAAAttcgtgtgtatgtgtctgtgcacacacacacacgtgcacatgtgtgtgtgtgtgttcgtgtgtgtgtataaatatgctGCGAAGGTCAAACCCATAGAAGAGTTGTCTCCTCTTTCGAATCTTCCAGAGATACCACTTGTTACAGCTTTTGTGTTAACCCCATCAACCGCCAGCTTTTTAAGTGAGAGTTGGTATCTGCAGTTAACCTGCCAGTGACTCTCAGTGTCTCTCTGGCTTTTATTCCTGTCTTCCAACTCTCAATCATACTCCACCTGGGATGCATCATTTTCACTCCCAGTATTCGATAGGAAAGGAGGAGTCAGGATGCTCTCTTCCCATGAATAGTGCTCAGTAACAAACCAATTGCATTTTAGTTGGGCAGTACTCCTACCCACCCTCAGATCCCTCAGCTgagccctcccctcctcccgccATGTGTTTCTCGGCCTCCCTTTTTGTTTGACTGTCCACTGCCCCTCCTCACCCCACCACCCTTGGATTGTAATGTACAATTCTTTTACCATGtcaagaaattattaaaaatacaggTACTTTGACCTCTTTCTAAAGCTGCAGGCCCTGGTGCGGTACTCTGATGACGAAGGGACATAGTGGGCATGTGTGAGCATTCAGACACCCACTTTCACAGATGCTCAGGCCAATCTGTTGTGTGTACATTTGCTATTGAATGCTCCTTTTCtcatcatggtggcaggagtgaaGCCTCTGACCAGGGAGGAGGTGGCTCCTGCTTTGTGTTGAAGCTGAATTCTGTAAAAGCCTTTCCAGGAACTGAGGCTGCCTCTGTCCATCCTTCCCGGTGATACCCATGAGCTACCAGCAGAGGTCGCTGTGGCTCCGTGTGGGAACAGCGTCTCAGGCTCGCCCTGTCTAGTTTTCCTTTTTCCGTCATAATAACTTTCCTTTCTACATAATGCTTGAACTTCTTTGAGGGGACCCCAGGGATTGGTTTAAAATGACTCAAAGGGCTCATAGGAGGCTCATGTCCCTCTGAAATAAAATACCCTCCCCTTTTCCAGTAAGACTTTGTCTGCAGAGCTTTAAGGTTGCCAGCAAGGAAGGGACATCTATCTGTTCTGTCCCAGAGCTTAGTGTGCCACTAGCTAGCAAGCAGCTTGTGCCTGCCTCCCTGTGGGATTACTGAGCACCTGTGTGTATGACCACATTTACTTTACTTTATtctattggtttttcaagacagggtctctctgtttaacagctctggctatcttggaactcactctgtggcctaggctggcctcaaactcagagatccgcctgcctctgcctcctgagtgctgggattaaaggcacgcaccaccaccacccagctattttattttattttttggtt
This Peromyscus maniculatus bairdii isolate BWxNUB_F1_BW_parent chromosome 8, HU_Pman_BW_mat_3.1, whole genome shotgun sequence DNA region includes the following protein-coding sequences:
- the Psme3 gene encoding proteasome activator complex subunit 3 isoform X2, yielding MASLLKVDQEVKLKVDSFRERITSEAEDLVANFFPKKLLELDSFLKEPILNIHDLTQIHSDMNLPVPDPILLTNSHDGLDGPTYKKRRLDECEEAFQGTKVFVMPNGMLKSNQQLVDIIEKVKPEIRLLIEKCNTVKMWVQLLIPRIEDGNNFGVSIQEETVAELRTVESEAASYLDQISRYYITRAKLVSKIAKYPHVEDYRRTVTEIDEKEYISLRLIISELRNQYVTLHDMILKNIEKIKRPRSSNAETLY
- the Psme3 gene encoding proteasome activator complex subunit 3 isoform X1 yields the protein MEKWIRKKIKYLQSGGLSPTDYNFKVDSFRERITSEAEDLVANFFPKKLLELDSFLKEPILNIHDLTQIHSDMNLPVPDPILLTNSHDGLDGPTYKKRRLDECEEAFQGTKVFVMPNGMLKSNQQLVDIIEKVKPEIRLLIEKCNTVKMWVQLLIPRIEDGNNFGVSIQEETVAELRTVESEAASYLDQISRYYITRAKLVSKIAKYPHVEDYRRTVTEIDEKEYISLRLIISELRNQYVTLHDMILKNIEKIKRPRSSNAETLY